The sequence GAGGTGCGGTGGCGAACCACTGCGTTCCCGACGGCTTTGGACACCACCAGCCCGAAACGCGGCCCAGTCGTTGCGACTGGTGCGTCGGGACAGGTGGCAGTGCGGTCAAGCACGTGCACGACGACCGTGCGGGATCCTGCCTTGCTGCCCTTCTTGATGGTGCGGTGAAATTCCGCAGGGGAAGTCAGCTTGTGATGGGCAGGGAGCACGGTCGTGCGCTACCTTTTCGGCTTTACGCGGTCAGCTTTGCGCGACCCTTCTTGCGGCGTGCTGCGACGATGGCGCGGCCGGCACGGGTGCGCATGCGGGTACGGAAGCCGTGCTTCTTGGCGCGACGGCGGTTGTTCGGCTGGAACGTCATCTTGCCCTTAGCCACTTCAAAACTCCTTATTATGTTGCCGGGCCGCAGCTGGTGCGTGCCCGCGGATGGATACCAAAGGTGGACATTCGCTCGGCGGCGCCAGCGCTACACCTCGAAAAAGCGTTCTCCGAGAAAGCCGGCGCGTGTGTGGAATGCGCGCACTTTACGCAACGTCTCGTTGCGACAGACTCTGCTAGAGTACGCGATTTTCCGGGCGGGGAACAAATCGACACACGGGTGTCCCCGAAATAACACACAGGTAATTACGCGCAGGTGACACGCTATTTAGCCGCACATGCTGCGCGGCTGCCG is a genomic window of Corynebacterium massiliense DSM 45435 containing:
- the rnpA gene encoding ribonuclease P protein component encodes the protein MLPAHHKLTSPAEFHRTIKKGSKAGSRTVVVHVLDRTATCPDAPVATTGPRFGLVVSKAVGNAVVRHRTSRRLRHVCMSLMDSPDVLPRGADVVVRALPRSGSATSEELRADIVKALRKAARRKRND
- the rpmH gene encoding 50S ribosomal protein L34 codes for the protein MAKGKMTFQPNNRRRAKKHGFRTRMRTRAGRAIVAARRKKGRAKLTA